Proteins encoded in a region of the Balaenoptera ricei isolate mBalRic1 chromosome 19, mBalRic1.hap2, whole genome shotgun sequence genome:
- the E2F4 gene encoding transcription factor E2F4 isoform X3, with protein sequence MAEAGPQAPPPPGTPSRHEKSLGLLTTKFVSLLQEAKDGVLDLKLAADTLAVRQKRRIYDITNVLEGIGLIEKKSKNSIQWKGVGPGCNTREIADKLIELKAEIEELQQREQELDQHKVWVQQSIRNVTEDVQNSCLAYVTHEDICRCFAGDTLLAIRAPSGTSLEVPIPEGLNGQKKYQIHLKSVSGPIEVLLVNKEAWSSPPVAVPVPPPEDLLQSPPAVSTPPPLPKPALAPPQDASRPSSPQVTTPNPVPGSTEAQGVAGPAAELTVSAGPGTDNKDGGELSSLPLGLTALDTRPLQSSALLDSSSSSSSNSSSSGPNPSTSFEPIKADPTGVLELPKELSEIFDPTRECMSSELLEELMSSEVFAPLLRLSPPPGDHDYIYNLDESEGVCDLFDVPVLNL encoded by the exons ATGGCGGAGGCCGGGCCGCAGGCGCCGCCGCCCCCGGGCACACCAAGCCGGCACGAGAAGAGTTTGGGACTTCTCACTACCAAGTTCGTGTCGCTTCTGCAGGAGGCAAAGGACGGCGTGCTTGACCTCAAGCTG GCAGCTGACACCCTAGCTGTTCGCCAGAAGCGGCGGATTTATGACATTACTAACGTGCTGGAAGGTATCGGGCTGATCGAGAAAAAATCCAAGAATAGCATCCAGTGGAA GGGCGTGGGGCCTGGCTGCAATACCCGGGAGATCGCGGACAAGCTGATTGAGCTCAAGGCAGAGATCGAGGAGCTGCAGCAGCGAGAGCAAGAACTAGACCAGCACAAGGTGTGGGTGCAGCAGAGCATCCGGAACGTCACAGAGGACGTGCAGAACAGCTG CTTGGCCTACGTGACTCATGAGGACATCTGCAGATGCTTTGCTG GAGACACCCTCCTTGCCATCCGGGCCCCGTCGGGCACCAGCCTGGAGGTGCCCATCCCAGAG GGCCTCAATGGGCAGAAGAAGTACCAGATTCACCTGAAGAGTGTAAGTGGCCCCATCGAGGTGCTGCTGGTGAACAAGGAGGCATGGAGCTCACCACCTGTGGCGGTGCCTGTGCCGCCACCTGAAGATCTGCTCCAGAGCCCACCTGCTGTCTCTACTCCTCCGCCTCtgcccaagcctgctctggccccGCCCCAGGATGCCTCACGCCCAAGCAGTCCCCAGGTGACCACCCCCAACCCTGTTCCCGGCAGCACCGAAGCCCAGGGGGTGGCCGGTCCAGCCGCTGAGCTCACAG TGAGTGCTGGCCCTGGAACCGATAACAAGGACGGTGGTGAGCTCAGCTCCCTCCCGCTGGGCCTGACAGCACTGGACACCCGGCCGCTGCAGTCCTCTGCCCTGTtggacagcagcagcagcagcagcagcaatagcAGTTCATCCGGACCCAACCCTTCTACCTCCTTTGAGCCCATCAAGGCAGACCCCACAGGTG TTCTGGAGCTCCCCAAAGAGCTGTCAGAAATCTTTGATCCCACTCGAG aGTGCATGAGCTCAGAGCTCTTGGAGGAGCTGATGTCCTCAGAAG TGTTTGCACCCCTCCTCCGCCTTTCTCCACCCCCTGGAGACCACGATTACATCTACAACCTGGATGAGAGTGAAGGTGTCTGTGACCTCTTTGATGTGCCTGTTCTCAACCTCTGA
- the E2F4 gene encoding transcription factor E2F4 isoform X1, which yields MAEAGPQAPPPPGTPSRHEKSLGLLTTKFVSLLQEAKDGVLDLKLAADTLAVRQKRRIYDITNVLEGIGLIEKKSKNSIQWKGVGPGCNTREIADKLIELKAEIEELQQREQELDQHKVWVQQSIRNVTEDVQNSCLAYVTHEDICRCFAGDTLLAIRAPSGTSLEVPIPEGLNGQKKYQIHLKSVSGPIEVLLVNKEAWSSPPVAVPVPPPEDLLQSPPAVSTPPPLPKPALAPPQDASRPSSPQVTTPNPVPGSTEAQGVAGPAAELTVSAGPGTDNKDGGELSSLPLGLTALDTRPLQSSALLDSSSSSSSNSSSSGPNPSTSFEPIKADPTGAKAGQPPAINQSSASQVLELPKELSEIFDPTRECMSSELLEELMSSEVFAPLLRLSPPPGDHDYIYNLDESEGVCDLFDVPVLNL from the exons ATGGCGGAGGCCGGGCCGCAGGCGCCGCCGCCCCCGGGCACACCAAGCCGGCACGAGAAGAGTTTGGGACTTCTCACTACCAAGTTCGTGTCGCTTCTGCAGGAGGCAAAGGACGGCGTGCTTGACCTCAAGCTG GCAGCTGACACCCTAGCTGTTCGCCAGAAGCGGCGGATTTATGACATTACTAACGTGCTGGAAGGTATCGGGCTGATCGAGAAAAAATCCAAGAATAGCATCCAGTGGAA GGGCGTGGGGCCTGGCTGCAATACCCGGGAGATCGCGGACAAGCTGATTGAGCTCAAGGCAGAGATCGAGGAGCTGCAGCAGCGAGAGCAAGAACTAGACCAGCACAAGGTGTGGGTGCAGCAGAGCATCCGGAACGTCACAGAGGACGTGCAGAACAGCTG CTTGGCCTACGTGACTCATGAGGACATCTGCAGATGCTTTGCTG GAGACACCCTCCTTGCCATCCGGGCCCCGTCGGGCACCAGCCTGGAGGTGCCCATCCCAGAG GGCCTCAATGGGCAGAAGAAGTACCAGATTCACCTGAAGAGTGTAAGTGGCCCCATCGAGGTGCTGCTGGTGAACAAGGAGGCATGGAGCTCACCACCTGTGGCGGTGCCTGTGCCGCCACCTGAAGATCTGCTCCAGAGCCCACCTGCTGTCTCTACTCCTCCGCCTCtgcccaagcctgctctggccccGCCCCAGGATGCCTCACGCCCAAGCAGTCCCCAGGTGACCACCCCCAACCCTGTTCCCGGCAGCACCGAAGCCCAGGGGGTGGCCGGTCCAGCCGCTGAGCTCACAG TGAGTGCTGGCCCTGGAACCGATAACAAGGACGGTGGTGAGCTCAGCTCCCTCCCGCTGGGCCTGACAGCACTGGACACCCGGCCGCTGCAGTCCTCTGCCCTGTtggacagcagcagcagcagcagcagcaatagcAGTTCATCCGGACCCAACCCTTCTACCTCCTTTGAGCCCATCAAGGCAGACCCCACAGGTG CCAAAGCTGGCCAGCCCCCTGCCATCAACCAGAGCTCTGCCAGCCAAG TTCTGGAGCTCCCCAAAGAGCTGTCAGAAATCTTTGATCCCACTCGAG aGTGCATGAGCTCAGAGCTCTTGGAGGAGCTGATGTCCTCAGAAG TGTTTGCACCCCTCCTCCGCCTTTCTCCACCCCCTGGAGACCACGATTACATCTACAACCTGGATGAGAGTGAAGGTGTCTGTGACCTCTTTGATGTGCCTGTTCTCAACCTCTGA
- the E2F4 gene encoding transcription factor E2F4 isoform X2 gives MAEAGPQAPPPPGTPSRHEKSLGLLTTKFVSLLQEAKDGVLDLKLAADTLAVRQKRRIYDITNVLEGIGLIEKKSKNSIQWKGVGPGCNTREIADKLIELKAEIEELQQREQELDQHKVWVQQSIRNVTEDVQNSCLAYVTHEDICRCFAGDTLLAIRAPSGTSLEVPIPEGLNGQKKYQIHLKSVSGPIEVLLVNKEAWSSPPVAVPVPPPEDLLQSPPAVSTPPPLPKPALAPPQDASRPSSPQVTTPNPVPGSTEAQGVAGPAAELTVSAGPGTDNKDGGELSSLPLGLTALDTRPLQSSALLDSSSSSSSNSSSSGPNPSTSFEPIKADPTGVLELPKELSEIFDPTRGRAVFFPGAGVRGTAHWGLGPFSCPSEDLMVVPGTWAKGKVSDGWLGGPLHVLWWVERREPECN, from the exons ATGGCGGAGGCCGGGCCGCAGGCGCCGCCGCCCCCGGGCACACCAAGCCGGCACGAGAAGAGTTTGGGACTTCTCACTACCAAGTTCGTGTCGCTTCTGCAGGAGGCAAAGGACGGCGTGCTTGACCTCAAGCTG GCAGCTGACACCCTAGCTGTTCGCCAGAAGCGGCGGATTTATGACATTACTAACGTGCTGGAAGGTATCGGGCTGATCGAGAAAAAATCCAAGAATAGCATCCAGTGGAA GGGCGTGGGGCCTGGCTGCAATACCCGGGAGATCGCGGACAAGCTGATTGAGCTCAAGGCAGAGATCGAGGAGCTGCAGCAGCGAGAGCAAGAACTAGACCAGCACAAGGTGTGGGTGCAGCAGAGCATCCGGAACGTCACAGAGGACGTGCAGAACAGCTG CTTGGCCTACGTGACTCATGAGGACATCTGCAGATGCTTTGCTG GAGACACCCTCCTTGCCATCCGGGCCCCGTCGGGCACCAGCCTGGAGGTGCCCATCCCAGAG GGCCTCAATGGGCAGAAGAAGTACCAGATTCACCTGAAGAGTGTAAGTGGCCCCATCGAGGTGCTGCTGGTGAACAAGGAGGCATGGAGCTCACCACCTGTGGCGGTGCCTGTGCCGCCACCTGAAGATCTGCTCCAGAGCCCACCTGCTGTCTCTACTCCTCCGCCTCtgcccaagcctgctctggccccGCCCCAGGATGCCTCACGCCCAAGCAGTCCCCAGGTGACCACCCCCAACCCTGTTCCCGGCAGCACCGAAGCCCAGGGGGTGGCCGGTCCAGCCGCTGAGCTCACAG TGAGTGCTGGCCCTGGAACCGATAACAAGGACGGTGGTGAGCTCAGCTCCCTCCCGCTGGGCCTGACAGCACTGGACACCCGGCCGCTGCAGTCCTCTGCCCTGTtggacagcagcagcagcagcagcagcaatagcAGTTCATCCGGACCCAACCCTTCTACCTCCTTTGAGCCCATCAAGGCAGACCCCACAGGTG TTCTGGAGCTCCCCAAAGAGCTGTCAGAAATCTTTGATCCCACTCGAGGTAGGGCTGTGTtcttccctggggctggggtgaggggcacAGCTCATTGGGGGTTAGGGCCGTTTTCTTGCCCTTCTGAGGACCTTATGGTTGTGCCCGGTACCTGGGCAAAGGGTAAAGTTTCTGATGGGTGGCTGGGTGGTCCCCTTCATGTGCTTTGGTGGGTGGAGAGGCGGGAGCCAGAATGTAACtga